The Ischnura elegans chromosome 9, ioIscEleg1.1, whole genome shotgun sequence genome includes the window GCTAACAACTACGAACAACAGAATCTACTGTGTCTGTTGGTAACGATACAAAAACGTCTTATTTGAGCTTTCAAACTATGACCAAATAAGGAAACTAAGCTTTCGTAGTCCCACCAATTGACTCATAACGAAAGGTCTGACCCCATTGTATGTAGACCAGATTTCTCCACACGATACTCACCGGCCAGCTGGTCATCTGAGTAGGAAGCCTGCCATAATAGAAAAACATTGTAAGAAGATATTCATCCACagttaaaataaaggaataaactattatttagaaacaaaattaccatttctcGGAGCAAGAACAAACGGCGTCAACGTTTACAACGAAGGCACAGAAGTACTCTGAGTGACGTAGGTGCGATATGAAAAATCGCACCGGACAATTGCTGAAACAGACAACGCCCACACCTTACAGCGATTCTAATTAGACTAATGAGtggaatagaatattttaaaaaatatattgaagtacttaaattaaattaactattttcCAGAAAATGTATTACACATCGATGATAATTAGCCTAGGACATAATGGAAACGCAGAACCATGGAGAGTAGATACGAGAGGTTTAAAATTCTCTCATTAAAGCTTGATTCGAATGGCCACTTTGGGCGCATTTCATTCAGATTTTCAAAATGTCCGCAGTCTGACGGTAAGTGCAGAGCGGTCCATTTATTTACAGTATTtgcgaatagtattttcttttactagaaatagcatttaaaacttatgaatttgattaaatataaaatcatgaATGTTAATTTTGGTTTAAAACCCTGATAATAGCGTTTTTCTTTTGATAATAGCGGATCCCTTTGctgccagcgacgcgagtggcgacttaagTAAAGCTATTTTAATGCGCGGAGCGTTACGGCTTATAGTTCCAGGCTGCAGGATCCTCTAGGACAACATTCGTGCTCGGAACTTGCAGAGCCGACTGCCATCTCGTGTCGATATCTCGATATACTTGATTTTACACTGCAGTCATTTGTCTTGAATGGCTTCTTGAGCGTTAAAGAGTTTGTAAACAGTGCCGGCGTTTCACTAAAAACAGTTTAGCCGAATACAATCAGAGAACTGTATAATTGTGAGTCGAAAAAAGCTCATAATCGTATCCACTGTCATAATGAGTGGATCAATGCTCTATGGAGGCGATGAAATTGGCGCCCTTGTTTTTGACGTTGGGCATTATTCTTTACGAGTCGGCTATGCCCAGGAAGATTCTCCCAAGGCAGAAATACCTGCTGTTGTTGGAGTTGTTGATGAAGCAGGCACGCCTACGACTTCTATTAGGTCGTCAGACTCAATGGACGTTGACGAAAAAAAGCCAGATCCATCGTCTACGAATTCTGCCAAGAAGTACTACATTGACACTACAACATTACATGTCCCCCGCAAAGGAATGGAAGTCGTAAGTTACATGAAAGATGGCATGATCGAAGATTGGGATTTATTTGAAAAGGTATGGCCGTAATAGATATTACCTTCACCTTTCCGGTACCATTGCATTTCTCTTCCATGACTTTCAGGTATCggtattttgttcttttttaggTTTTGGATTACACTTATTCGAAGTGCATTCAGTCAGAATCAGAATACCACCCTGTGCTAATGTCGGAAGCGCCATGGAACGTTCGGTCGAAGCGTGAGCGGCTAACTGAACTTATGTTCGAAAAATATAATGTGCCTGCATTTTTCCTTGCCAAGAACGCAGTTCTGGCCGCATTTGCCAATGGTCGTGCCACAGCACTAGTGGTTGATTCCGGAGCAACGCACACGTCGGCAGTTCCAGTCCAAGACGGTTATGTGTTAACTCAAGCCATTGTCAAATCACCTTTGGGTGGAGATTATATCAGTATGCAGTGTAAACAGCATTTGCAGGTACTTAAACAGTAGATTATTCATTTGTAATCACCAGTTTGTGTGTTAACAGCCCTCCTTGACTTgataaggtattttcatttaagGATAACGACATTGAGATTGTGCCATCATATCTTGTTGGCTCGAAGGAGGTTGTCAAGGAACGCGAGAAGGCGAGGTGGACCAAACGAAAGAACTTACCTGAAGTAACCACTAGTTGGCATTCCTATGAAGTGAAGCGGGTCGTCCAGGATTTTCAAGCTAGTGTACTTCAGGTTAGAAAGCCCTTTCCCAAGAAATATATTAACgccaataataatgataatgatctTTTATTTGTCCAGCGAGTtgtttatgcatgaaaatatagGACAGACCAAGACAGTAATGTTTATGCATGTATATTGAGCTGCATGAATTCACGACAGATAAGAAAATATTCGATTTTAAGTATTAATCTGGTAAACATATAAGTAATTTTAGCATATTGATAGACTTACGGAAGAGGCAAGATATAAAGTATATAAAAAGTTAAAGTGGCATGGCACTTAAAATGTGCATGCCATATAAGTGAAACAACTCTATTGTGCATTTTAAATATGTCTCTGGCCTTGAGTGAGGAAATCCAGAGAAGAGCACTGTAGAAGTTCACAggaataacaattatttttacttgagATTGATATGGTTAGGGTAATTCATATGTAAAATGTTGTCAACTTGACAGAAGGTAACAGATGTCTTTCACACATAGCACCAGAACTTACAGGGCAGAGAGATTTACTGAACTACTATAGAGAAtaataaatgacaataaaacttaCGATATCTGCTATTGGAAACAGCAAGTTACATATTAATTTTGGAACACGTGTGCATGGTTATTATTTTAGCTGCTGTTGCTTATCAGTTTTTAACTGCAGGTACTAGAGACTCCATTTGATGAGAAGACAGCCAGTGCCATGCCAGCAGCACATTATGAGTTCCCGTCTGGCTACCATCAAGACTTTGGGGCCGAGAGGTTCCGGATCCCAGAGGCATTGTTTGACCCTGGTGTAGTCGCTGCTGGCAACACAATGCTCGGAGTGGGTCACATTGCCACCACAAGTGTGGGCATGTGCGACGTGGATGCACGTCCCGCTTTGTACGCATCAGTCGTTGTCACAGGTGGCAACTCATTCATTCAGGTAAGAAGAGGGAATACAAAAGGAACATTTTCCTTcattatacagtagattccggttaattgggacatatcgggacttgtgatttttgccccaattaagcggctgccccaattaggcgaactatccttaatatgggcataaacaagcgttaaaatgatagaaagaagactaaagaatgtttataatgcaacacataagtttattaaaatattaatttgattaataaatcagcgagttgagttaatttattatcattttaaagaattataacatttttgttaaaaatatttttcacggcctCGGGCGACGATGAATGagtgtcttttactaagtcctattaaagaaaatccTTATCCTCTTGTggataatataacaacaagagctttcaaaataaggcaagaataagaacatttgtgaaaaataagagtaaatcaaaggaggaaaatattaaaaaatagtattctgaaaacaaaaaaaatttaatttcgtcatGAGTATAGAGTCtctgtcgccgactcatggcccaataaagcggcatgctgtcccaattaagcagagaatGCTCTGGGATATTCATCTATTGGGttctattcttcaagatctgccccaagtaaccggtggacccattaaacggaatctactgtacttgaTTGCATAGTTGCACcattagagttttatgttgggggaaTAGCAATCCTGCCAGGGGTTTAGAGGCTAAGGAATATCCCCCAGTGAAATGGGGGGCTTTACTAGCAGAGAAGTAGTTCGCCTCCCCTTCCCCAAAACTCCACCCATGAGTTGCACCATGAAAATCacattaaaaactaatatttttgatgaaaaagacCATTTTTCAACTGCTGGTAACAAAAAAGGACACCTTGTATAGGTCTGACAGTTTTTATGACATGAGGTAGCCTTCTTTTTGGGAATCAAAATCCCAAGCTGCTCCCATGACTGATAAGTGGctcaataatatatttcattgttgcctataaattggcagaaaataATCAGCCATATTTTAGAGCTTCTTTCCAAGGTGTGTGGCATAGGTTTCTTCTCACACACCCGATAATATCAGTTCTGTCTCATTACTAATGATGAGATCcactaatacagtggaacctcgttaaagcgagtacgggctatagcgacactcccgatataacgagagatagccgatgcaccgtcaattgaccctataataagagtgttaaaaaattcgtttttacgacacCATTTTGGTGCtgcctctcgccatagcgagggtttcaccgccggaagactttcatcaagactccttaacctctgtaatttctagcgatctgttagatatgaagttaatggagtgctcagtctcaaatttatgtggtaatctgtcgttcgataaataattagttaattttggtgaaaatattgtggcattagcattcgcgaatgcttcatcttcttttgttccacggacagcagaaagcagtcggcagcatacccgcacgtccgtgagttgcgtgaatagaaagcatttgatggcagtcaccatggccaaaaaaacacctaacacgtctaagtgagaaaataaaaataaaggagtaatatgagagtgtcgaaattaatttatcttcctattcgctctgcaaaataacaaaaacacagaagcgcccaaggaatgcagacgatgaatagttataaggagctttgttcgggtggttttgcccattccaatctgcgggaacttctgagaaaggggctacgcccaagcctaaagcggaacatttcagggatagattgcgaatcgagaattttaagagtgcagaaggttgattatactaatgcgaagcaccaaagcgttatctcccctcataattgctggtcatgcctgcggtgtaaacccgaagtcgtggaagaaaggactccgatcgtaagtatctttagaagtattccccgcgtcatataacatagacgaaacggaactcttttacatacaactcctcgacaaaacccttgcagtatgaggtatttcttgcaatgatgcctctaaaggtaggtagtgcgccttagcgatgatgtaggatgtacgcaatgatactcagcgttaATTGCCCGGATGggcgtatttattctccgttgcggatttacaagggtgaactattcgcgtcagtggtcggagtcgtactggcgctctcttttgtcacgtgggtagccgagcatcccctggtggccgctggaagaactcgcagaacaactaactctcgtttgcagtgccgtggtaaactcggtgtattacttcaaatacgtcgcgagcgtaacactcaaaaagaaactttttttcaacaacggaaattttaatcacatcatttttcaagcttagcaaactttttaccgtagattatgtaggtattacattatttgatagaaaaagtcttccaaggcgggaacattatacaaccttccaccgttttcgcctgtagaaacaaatgtaatgcgttatttcacttcactgccgcataacgtacagaaacaataaacatacaccaatggaaacatttgaggcattaaataaccgcgatactgttttatcaattaattttagaattttcagtggaaaataccaaaataatagaatgatcacgtaaatgaactaattaagtgcatagaaaaatggcttcgtcggttgtgcattggcataacgattgacgaaacaatgctttccatgatttttattcagtgcggcgcttataaattgtttgaatagttagtcattgtttgagtaaggaaatttagtgatgcaaaaaaacatcgcctttcatctggatttatgcttacgtttatcggatagatgtttatctgtcgccgcaccactcctgttcctgtatatctgttcgcaacaggtatattggctactatttgctccacctccggtaaagcgacaattcgctatagcgagtgtttattagtacaccgtggggtgtcgttatatcgaggttgcactgtatgtaaTTTGAAAAGTCAGATTCTCTGGGAATCTAATGATAGGGTATTGACTTTTCCCTCCAATACTTAAACTGCTTCTCACTCCAAGACCTTGAGCTCAtgtggttattttatttttttctcggaccATCGAGTACAGCTCACATTGACCATATtattatatcggggtattcaacaaatttttaacaGTTGcatgtacacaaacaaccatgccctggagagggGAAATCTACACAGGCAGGACTCAAATGCacgaccccttgtttggcaggcgaggacgttaccccgccgctaccgaggccggcaaaaaataaaaaataaagtaaaacaatATGTGCGGACCCAAAATAGACCATATCCATCTCGGGCATTTTTAGGTCTAGGTAAATTTTACTGTTTTCCTGTAATGCCTTCTGACTAAGATACTCCAACATAACTGAAGAAAATGCAAATCATCCATCACATTGTGTTTTCCTAATGTAAACTTGTTTTCTGACTGCTATGAATTTCACAGTTTGAGTACAAAGCTAGTAAAATGACGCACTGTTTCTTTCCagacataataaaaatatgacaatTGCTCATAGTGACCTTGGCTATTATGTTGTTGTTTCTCAtccttaatatttatttcataccaTGAACTTCAATCCGTTAAGTCATTAGGATATGTTagatgttatttatttgaaaaagatgctggtgaccagtggcgtagccaggaattttgtttggggggggggggggggagaggactccaaaaccagggggaaaaatttatgaaaaacagggaATGTATTAagcaatgggttttaaactaattttaacacttatcgtaattgaaaactttatttgttaaagacatattttgtaaattcatgatttttcaatat containing:
- the LOC124165450 gene encoding actin-like protein 6B, with product MSGSMLYGGDEIGALVFDVGHYSLRVGYAQEDSPKAEIPAVVGVVDEAGTPTTSIRSSDSMDVDEKKPDPSSTNSAKKYYIDTTTLHVPRKGMEVVSYMKDGMIEDWDLFEKVLDYTYSKCIQSESEYHPVLMSEAPWNVRSKRERLTELMFEKYNVPAFFLAKNAVLAAFANGRATALVVDSGATHTSAVPVQDGYVLTQAIVKSPLGGDYISMQCKQHLQDNDIEIVPSYLVGSKEVVKEREKARWTKRKNLPEVTTSWHSYEVKRVVQDFQASVLQVLETPFDEKTASAMPAAHYEFPSGYHQDFGAERFRIPEALFDPGVVAAGNTMLGVGHIATTSVGMCDVDARPALYASVVVTGGNSFIQGFPDRLGRDLSARVPASVRLKTMSANGCAERRFGAWIGGSILASVGSFQQMWVSSQEYDEGGKGQIERKCP